From the genome of Marasmius oreades isolate 03SP1 chromosome 1, whole genome shotgun sequence:
TATGCATGGGAATTATTACAGCGGCTTTCTAAAGGACAATTCTGAAGTCTTAGTTCGATGTTTGAAGGGCTGAAACGGGTCTACGCACTGAAGTAATCATAGAACTGAACGCCACTAGAAGGACAAGTGGCAGTTGTATTATGGGTTCCGCTACAACAGTTTGCAGAATCCGCTGAATTGAGTTGTCGTTAGCGGATAAATAGGTGATCAGGCTTAATGAATGAAGACGTACTCGGATTCCCATCCAAATTGGCGAAGCAAGCACTTGTACAACCTGCGTTGTTACCATCGGGTGCGGAAGGTCCTCTTAAAGGTGCTGGGCCTACGAGGGAGGTGGGAAGGACAGAATGAATTCAAGAGgttttcttcccttcttgAAAGTCGAGGGAGTAACAGTGTGACTCACAGTCCCCGTTCAAATCGACCGGACAGTCCGCAATAGGACATCCAACGTCGTTCGTAATCGACATGGGTACATTTGACCCGTCTACGAGAGAAACTGTTGCATGAAAGAACGGAAAAATCAGTTCGAATGAGTGTAACCATTGAAGGACTTCTGTACTACGTGGCCACCTACCATCGTAAAAATCACGATCCCCTTGTAGAGTCCATTCGGCGACAGCTGCCGGTGGAGTGCCCTAGTCATATACGTACTTAGTTATAGCTCTGTTCACGGAATgaacaaagaagaaaaggaacaCTTGCAGGCTGAGTACACTCCAGACCCCCGACACACCCGCCAGTGATACACGAAGAAGGTCCAGGATCCTTATCAAAATAACAACCCGTTCGGCCCTGACCATGAACGAAACAAAATAGAAAAGATATGGTTAGTCAGACTCGTTGGGAAACGCGTCGAaaggttgttttttttttcacttaCCCAGATTCGACCGGACTTCCAATCATTCGGAACTGTAAATCTGACTGATCTCCCAGGTGGGGCTTCCCATctggaaaaagaaaaagaaaaggggAGTTAATCAGACGAGAACCAAAAAGGTGATTTGGACCTACCCAGTGGTGTGATTCGGCGGCGGTCCCGTGCTAGAGTCCGTGTAGATCTATCGAAGCAGCAAGTTGATTAACTGGAGGGGAAATTGAGTCCAGAATTCAGTAAAGAGACACGCACAGCCGGCCTTTCCAAAGTAACAGTGAAGTACAATATGCCAAGTATCAGTCAAACGAAGTCACACCGGTGAAGACTCTTGAGCTAAGGTGGATATATAAGGACCTACCAAATCGTATACGGACAATTATTCTTGACAACGAATACTCTAGCGTTGCCGGTTGCTGCCGCAACAGCTACAGTAATCGCGTTCACGAGTTGGGCGGTCATGTTTCTGTCTTTCGAGGCTATTTCGTAGGCGATAGGAAGGCGTCGTTCGCTGGGGGATACAGGGATACGATATTCGGAATGGGATTGGAACTAGATGTATCGTTACTCGTGCACACCATATTCCTGTTTTTTTATATCCATCTCAACATGTTCTGGACTCTAGAGACTTACATGATCCGCACTTGACGATGTCCTGTGCAAAACGTTTTCTCTCTCAACAACCGGCTGATGGCGCTTGCAAGATGGCGGTTGCAAGTTCAATCTTGATCGAGCCTGTGCGAAACATGTTCTGGGCGATGCAATTTGCAAGAGAAGTGATGCTGATTAGTAAGCTAGACAGAACATACCGCTTTCACAGCAGCTGTACCTAATAATTCCAAGCATCAGTAAACAATCATTGCCGGCTtgttttttcggctttttccccaccaaagaTATGAGaaagccgacaagccgcaatctatgtccttttgggacaagtcagTGCCGAGTGCGGACGCGCAAATAGAATTAAATCGAATTACATAACATTTGAAAAGAGTTAAATACCGTTCGGTTGCTCCTATCTATATATGGTTAAGAAAGTGACGAAAAGTAGCTTGTggcttgcctgccatcaaaaaagccgaaaaaagcttaaaaaaagccgaaaagcattatgtcattttgctgatgaagCCGCTTTGACCGCCTAGAATCTCATCGGAAGGCGAATCGAAAAAATTCGACATGACGAGAATATTCAAATGCTCCCGACGTGGAAGATGGTGGAATCAATAAGATCCTTCACTGAGTCAGGGCTGACAAGGGTACTCGACTCCGAGAGACAAGA
Proteins encoded in this window:
- a CDS encoding uncharacterized protein (CAZy:GH152), which translates into the protein MTAQLVNAITVAVAAATGNARVFVVKNNCPYTIWPAIYTDSSTGPPPNHTTGWEAPPGRSVRFTVPNDWKSGRIWGRTGCYFDKDPGPSSCITGGCVGGLECTQPGTPPAAVAEWTLQGDRDFYDVSLVDGSNVPMSITNDVGCPIADCPVDLNGDCPAPLRGPSAPDGNNAGCTSACFANLDGNPTDSANCCSGTHNTTATCPSSGVQFYDYFKSRCNNSHAYAFDEKTNTCDSRLKASYT